The Sphingobacterium bambusae genome includes a window with the following:
- a CDS encoding sensor histidine kinase: MKKRSITLIIWLMSIALLGVMAMQYYFVRESYKQKSQLFDEAVTASLLTVASKIEKREVYDFVKDQQKIDREKYRKEQAKQKNLATQLALRKRIEELRMQQYELEQQFKDEEDLLRSRFPLIAYIENPFYETYVKRTRYNDLVTIRILPGEIDREVQNNMVEVYATKKIPTVPAKDDSTRYLAFSNTYNVINWVVRALPPRADLKIAFQIHALEKQLQLNTAQNIIDSVAVIGGKNKELVTSIAAAEELSKRPFRDRVNFAYLQRELEIEFSKRDIRSPFNIEVRDDQSLLIYETWRKKEGDRDVQKAVYSTRLFENDLGRSPGRVSIYFPDKPSIIRDNISYMLLPMAALLALLIGAFAYTLSIIFRQKKISEMKTDFMNNMTHEFKTPVATIMIASESLRDPEISSDERRVNRLANIIYDENVRLGNHIERVLNIARLEKENLKIEKVNVHINEVVSGVLDSMALQLQKADGVLTTDISALDDLVVGDELHLSNVFFNLVDNAIKYSHEAPDITVKTFNMKHSIVITIADKGMGMTKDQKEKIFDQFYRIPTGNIHNVKGFGLGLSYVNDIIKRLNGKIQVKSEKDKGTTFELTFPLKSANLS; this comes from the coding sequence ATGAAAAAACGGAGTATTACCCTTATAATCTGGTTGATGTCTATTGCGCTATTGGGTGTCATGGCAATGCAGTATTATTTTGTCCGGGAATCTTACAAACAAAAGTCACAACTGTTCGATGAGGCTGTCACAGCTTCACTCCTGACGGTGGCAAGCAAGATCGAAAAAAGGGAAGTTTACGATTTCGTGAAGGACCAACAAAAGATCGATCGAGAGAAATACCGTAAGGAACAAGCCAAACAGAAGAATCTGGCGACGCAACTTGCCTTGCGAAAACGCATCGAAGAGTTACGCATGCAGCAGTACGAACTTGAACAACAGTTTAAAGATGAGGAAGATCTGCTACGCTCACGCTTTCCACTTATCGCGTACATCGAAAACCCGTTTTATGAAACATATGTTAAGCGCACAAGATACAATGATCTCGTAACCATCAGAATTCTTCCCGGCGAGATCGATCGCGAGGTGCAGAACAATATGGTGGAAGTGTATGCTACAAAAAAAATACCGACTGTTCCTGCCAAAGATGATAGTACGCGCTACCTCGCTTTCTCTAACACCTACAATGTTATCAACTGGGTTGTCCGTGCATTACCGCCACGCGCCGATCTGAAAATTGCTTTTCAGATTCATGCTTTGGAAAAACAGCTACAGTTGAATACTGCGCAAAACATTATAGACAGCGTTGCTGTAATTGGCGGAAAAAACAAAGAATTGGTAACGAGCATCGCTGCAGCGGAAGAACTATCAAAGCGCCCGTTCCGGGATCGTGTGAATTTTGCCTATCTACAGCGAGAGCTGGAAATTGAATTTAGCAAGCGCGATATTCGCTCGCCTTTCAATATTGAGGTGCGTGATGACCAAAGCTTGTTGATCTATGAGACGTGGCGTAAGAAGGAAGGCGATAGAGATGTGCAAAAAGCCGTCTACAGCACACGATTGTTCGAGAACGACCTCGGTCGGTCGCCTGGGCGTGTATCGATTTATTTCCCAGACAAACCTTCCATTATCCGCGATAATATTAGCTACATGCTATTGCCCATGGCCGCGCTATTGGCTTTGCTAATCGGTGCCTTTGCCTACACATTGAGCATTATTTTCAGGCAGAAAAAGATATCGGAAATGAAAACCGATTTCATGAACAACATGACCCACGAGTTTAAAACGCCGGTGGCCACGATCATGATCGCTAGCGAATCGCTTCGCGACCCCGAGATATCGTCGGACGAGCGTCGTGTAAATCGATTGGCCAACATCATTTATGATGAAAATGTACGCTTGGGGAACCATATCGAGCGTGTGCTAAACATTGCCCGATTGGAAAAAGAAAATTTAAAAATCGAAAAAGTCAACGTGCATATCAACGAAGTCGTCAGCGGCGTGTTAGATAGTATGGCCCTCCAATTGCAGAAAGCGGATGGTGTATTGACCACCGATATCTCCGCATTGGATGATCTTGTTGTGGGTGATGAATTGCATCTATCAAACGTATTCTTTAATTTAGTTGATAACGCGATTAAATATAGCCACGAAGCACCCGACATTACGGTAAAAACCTTCAACATGAAGCACAGTATTGTAATCACTATTGCCGATAAAGGAATGGGTATGACAAAAGATCAAAAAGAGAAAATATTTGATCAATTCTATCGCATCCCTACGGGCAACATACATAATGTCAAAGGGTTTGGCTTAGGCTTAAGCTACGTAAACGATATTATTAAACGACTTAATGGCAAAATTCAGGTAAAAAGCGAAAAAGACAAAGGCACGACCTTTGAACTAACGTTCCCGCTGAAAAGCGCTAACCTGAGCTAG
- a CDS encoding response regulator transcription factor — protein sequence MQKILLAEDDPNLGELLKDYLELKGKFDVTLSQDGEEALVAFRKDKYDLCIFDVMMPKKDGFSLGKEIRKMDKTVPIIYATAKGMMEDKTQAFELGGDDYITKPFRVEELLLRINALLKRVSKDKEEDIADKFEIGEYFFDYTSQIISYKGQQQKLSTKEAELLRLLCLNKNDVLTREEALVKIWHDDNYFTGRSMDVFLSKLRKYLKEDPNVEIVNVHGKGYKLLVS from the coding sequence ATGCAGAAAATATTATTAGCAGAAGACGATCCTAATTTGGGCGAGCTTCTTAAAGACTATCTGGAATTAAAAGGAAAATTCGATGTAACACTTTCTCAAGATGGCGAGGAAGCGCTCGTTGCATTTCGGAAAGATAAATATGACCTTTGCATCTTTGACGTCATGATGCCCAAAAAAGATGGTTTTTCCTTGGGCAAGGAAATTAGAAAAATGGACAAAACCGTGCCGATTATTTATGCCACAGCAAAGGGCATGATGGAAGATAAGACGCAGGCTTTTGAACTGGGCGGCGATGACTACATTACCAAACCTTTCCGTGTCGAAGAGCTGCTGTTGCGCATAAATGCATTATTGAAGCGAGTATCGAAAGATAAGGAAGAAGATATAGCTGACAAATTCGAAATTGGCGAATACTTCTTTGATTATACCAGCCAAATTATCTCTTACAAAGGACAACAGCAAAAGCTCTCCACCAAGGAAGCGGAATTATTACGTCTGCTGTGTTTGAATAAGAACGATGTACTCACGCGCGAAGAAGCGCTCGTGAAAATCTGGCACGATGACAACTATTTTACGGGAAGAAGTATGGATGTTTTTCTGAGTAAGCTCCGGAAATATCTTAAAGAAGATCCTAACGTAGAAATTGTCAATGTTCACGGAAAAGGATATAAGCTATTAGTTAGTTAA
- a CDS encoding efflux RND transporter permease subunit, translating to MFETYIKRPVLSLVISIFITLLGLLALFTLPITQFPDIVPPSVVVTANYTGANAEVSTNAVAIPLEKAINGVAGMTSMNTVTTNNGTTLIQVSFKVGVDPDIAAVNVQNRVTTVLDELPEEVIRAGVTTEKEVNSMLMYLNIYTSDKTADERFIYNFTDINILKELKRIEGVGFAQIMGMRDYAMRVWLKPDRLAAYQISTDEVVESLRRQNIEAAPGQTGISSDKTVNMQQYVLRYPGKFSEPEEYANVPIRANADGSIIRIRDVADVEFGSLDYEMVSKTDGRPSASIMLKQLPGSNAQDVIESVKTRMEELKVATFPPGMTYTMGYDVSRFLDASISSVVKTLIEAFILVFLVVFIFLQDFRATIIPILAVPVCLIGALFFMQMLGFSVNLLTLFALVLAIGIVVDNGIVVVEAVYAKMEEEHLQPMEATLAAIKEVGAAVIAITLVMSAVFIPVAFLSGPVGIFYRQFSLTLASAIVISGINALTLTPALCALILRSPHDKKESNSWLAKFFKKFNASYDKTAGKYRSLLAKIVGRRLITVGLLLLFFVATWGASSVLPSGFIPTEDQGMIYVSVTTPPGATVDRTERALDEVDEISRGLESVETVSTLAGYSILTEVSGASYGMGMINLKSWGERSQGLEEIMTELRAKTAHIADAEIEFFPPPTVPGFGNASGFELRLLDRSGNEDLSKTAEVLQTFLKDLAATDAIESASSSFDVSFPQYMLEIDYDLAAKKGISVENAMNTLQTLMGSFYATNFIRFGQMYKVMVQADPHYRQRPEDVLNLFLKTKDGEMVPYSAFITMKRIYGPEQITRYNMFTSAMINGQPAPGYSTGQAIETVQQLAAKLPQGYAIEWSGMTREQVISGDQAIYIFALCLVFVYLLLAAQYESFLLPLPVILCLPAGIFGSFLFLKVFGLENNIYAQVALVMLIGLLGKNAILIVEYAVLKRKQGMDVIQAAIEGAFARLRPILMTSFAFVAGLIPLMMASGAGAIGNRTIGTASVGGMVIGTLLGVLVIPGLYVLFSKDRKDNVKKAVPVVTMLAVIALVMSCSVPRKLEKKTPAEVPAAFAQDSVTTVDTSTIAHRPWQEVFSDPALKTLIDSALVYNYDLQQAIKRIEIAQASFKQRKAALLPSLDLAAEAGLRKYGFYTEAGIGNYDTNFSGNLNDDEKIPEPAVPDYFIGVRASWELDLWGKIRNQKNSAFNSLLAENEARRLVETELVTNIASAYYELLSLDAKIRVFDNNIRLNERALEMTILQKEAGRTSELGVQQFAAFLAGSKAEREKVKQEITLLENHINYLVGRFDTPVERPEDALGGKRLFEKLEVGAPFQMLARRPDIREASFLLLSAENDVTASKAAFLPTVVLSPYMGLQTFSFSKLVDFDKSLTYGLLGGLTAPLFNQRQLKSQYETYKATYGLSFLEYEKRVLQAYNEVSNAINTQEHIQNREQYIQDQVTALRSAVDAANELFVAGRISYLEIITAQKDAVAAELDEVEIQKEELLNEIVIYKALGGGWR from the coding sequence ATGTTTGAAACCTACATAAAGCGGCCTGTCCTATCTTTGGTAATATCTATTTTTATTACTTTGCTGGGATTGCTGGCCCTATTTACTTTGCCTATTACCCAATTTCCGGATATTGTCCCGCCCTCGGTAGTGGTTACGGCGAACTATACCGGTGCGAATGCCGAGGTGAGTACTAACGCGGTAGCTATTCCTTTGGAAAAAGCGATCAATGGTGTTGCAGGTATGACCTCCATGAATACGGTGACAACCAATAACGGGACAACCCTCATCCAAGTATCCTTTAAAGTCGGTGTGGATCCCGATATTGCTGCCGTCAACGTGCAAAATAGGGTGACGACGGTATTGGATGAGCTTCCCGAAGAAGTTATCCGCGCCGGGGTGACCACCGAGAAAGAGGTGAACAGTATGTTGATGTACCTAAACATTTACACCTCGGATAAAACCGCCGACGAGCGCTTTATCTACAACTTTACCGATATCAATATCCTAAAGGAACTAAAACGTATCGAAGGAGTGGGCTTCGCTCAGATTATGGGGATGCGCGATTATGCAATGCGCGTTTGGCTAAAGCCCGATCGTTTGGCCGCCTATCAGATATCTACCGATGAGGTTGTAGAATCGCTTCGACGTCAAAATATTGAAGCCGCCCCCGGACAAACGGGAATTAGTTCTGATAAAACGGTGAACATGCAGCAATATGTATTGCGTTATCCTGGTAAATTCTCCGAACCGGAAGAGTATGCCAACGTGCCCATTCGCGCAAATGCCGATGGATCTATCATCCGCATACGTGATGTCGCCGATGTTGAATTTGGATCGTTGGATTACGAAATGGTGTCAAAGACCGACGGACGTCCGTCTGCTTCGATCATGTTGAAGCAATTGCCCGGATCCAATGCGCAGGATGTGATTGAAAGCGTAAAAACTCGGATGGAGGAACTAAAAGTGGCGACATTCCCCCCAGGAATGACCTACACTATGGGGTACGATGTTTCCCGATTTCTAGACGCTTCCATATCAAGCGTTGTGAAGACCCTGATTGAAGCTTTTATTTTGGTTTTTTTAGTGGTGTTTATCTTTTTGCAGGATTTCCGCGCTACGATTATCCCTATACTTGCGGTTCCGGTTTGTTTGATTGGTGCATTGTTCTTTATGCAGATGTTAGGTTTCTCTGTTAACTTATTGACTCTTTTTGCATTGGTTCTAGCAATAGGTATTGTGGTGGATAATGGTATTGTAGTGGTCGAGGCTGTTTATGCCAAGATGGAGGAAGAGCATCTGCAACCGATGGAAGCTACCTTGGCCGCTATTAAAGAAGTTGGGGCTGCGGTAATTGCAATTACATTAGTGATGTCTGCCGTATTTATTCCCGTAGCTTTCTTGTCAGGGCCTGTTGGTATTTTTTACAGACAGTTTTCCCTGACTTTGGCATCCGCGATTGTGATCTCAGGTATTAATGCCTTGACGTTGACTCCAGCCTTATGCGCACTTATTTTACGTTCACCGCACGACAAAAAGGAGTCCAACAGTTGGTTGGCTAAGTTTTTCAAAAAGTTCAACGCGTCCTATGATAAGACAGCCGGTAAATACCGGAGCTTGTTGGCTAAAATAGTTGGCCGACGCTTGATTACCGTAGGTCTGTTGCTGTTGTTCTTTGTCGCCACTTGGGGGGCAAGTAGTGTATTGCCCTCGGGATTCATACCCACAGAAGACCAAGGGATGATCTATGTGAGTGTGACAACACCTCCGGGAGCAACGGTAGATCGAACGGAACGTGCTTTGGACGAGGTTGATGAAATCTCTCGCGGTCTGGAGTCCGTCGAAACAGTTTCTACGCTTGCCGGATATAGTATTTTAACCGAGGTTTCGGGGGCTTCCTACGGTATGGGGATGATCAACTTGAAGAGCTGGGGCGAACGTAGCCAAGGCTTGGAAGAGATCATGACCGAGTTGAGGGCAAAGACAGCACATATCGCCGATGCCGAGATCGAGTTCTTTCCTCCGCCAACGGTGCCCGGCTTTGGTAATGCTTCTGGATTTGAACTACGTCTGTTGGATAGGAGTGGTAATGAAGATCTGAGCAAGACGGCGGAGGTGCTACAGACCTTTCTAAAAGATCTAGCAGCAACCGATGCTATCGAAAGCGCATCATCAAGTTTTGATGTCAGCTTTCCACAGTATATGTTAGAAATCGACTATGATTTGGCGGCAAAGAAGGGGATTTCCGTGGAAAATGCCATGAACACCCTGCAAACGTTAATGGGAAGTTTCTATGCTACCAACTTTATTCGCTTTGGACAGATGTACAAGGTGATGGTGCAGGCAGACCCGCATTATCGTCAACGCCCTGAAGATGTGCTGAACCTGTTTCTGAAAACGAAAGATGGCGAAATGGTTCCTTATTCGGCCTTCATTACCATGAAACGTATATATGGTCCTGAGCAGATCACACGATATAACATGTTTACTTCGGCCATGATTAATGGACAGCCGGCACCCGGCTACAGTACAGGACAGGCCATAGAAACAGTGCAACAGTTGGCGGCGAAGCTGCCTCAAGGCTATGCTATTGAGTGGTCGGGTATGACCCGTGAGCAGGTTATATCTGGCGATCAAGCGATCTACATCTTCGCTCTTTGTCTTGTTTTTGTGTATCTGTTGCTTGCGGCGCAGTATGAAAGCTTCCTGTTACCCTTACCCGTCATTCTCTGTTTACCAGCCGGAATCTTTGGATCCTTCCTGTTTTTAAAGGTGTTTGGTTTGGAAAACAATATCTATGCGCAGGTAGCCCTTGTGATGTTGATCGGTCTTTTGGGAAAGAATGCTATTCTCATCGTGGAGTATGCCGTGTTGAAACGCAAGCAGGGAATGGATGTTATACAGGCCGCTATCGAGGGCGCTTTTGCGCGTTTGCGTCCGATCTTGATGACTTCGTTCGCTTTTGTGGCAGGGTTGATTCCTCTGATGATGGCCTCTGGAGCCGGGGCAATCGGTAACCGCACGATTGGTACTGCTTCGGTGGGAGGGATGGTTATCGGTACGCTCTTGGGAGTTCTCGTTATCCCTGGATTGTATGTGCTGTTTTCGAAAGATCGAAAGGACAATGTAAAGAAAGCGGTACCTGTAGTGACCATGTTGGCTGTGATTGCCCTAGTGATGTCTTGTTCGGTACCTCGCAAGCTGGAGAAGAAGACGCCGGCGGAAGTACCAGCAGCATTCGCGCAAGATTCGGTAACGACGGTTGACACGTCAACCATTGCACATCGTCCGTGGCAGGAGGTTTTTTCGGATCCCGCACTCAAAACACTGATCGATTCGGCTTTGGTTTACAACTACGATTTGCAGCAGGCGATCAAGCGCATCGAAATAGCGCAGGCGAGCTTCAAACAACGTAAAGCAGCGTTGCTTCCTAGCTTAGATTTGGCTGCAGAAGCGGGGTTGCGTAAATACGGATTCTATACGGAAGCTGGCATCGGTAATTATGATACCAATTTTTCGGGAAATCTGAACGATGACGAAAAGATACCGGAGCCTGCTGTGCCCGATTATTTTATAGGCGTACGCGCTTCTTGGGAGCTCGACTTGTGGGGGAAAATTCGGAACCAAAAAAATTCCGCTTTCAACTCTTTATTGGCCGAGAATGAGGCAAGACGACTGGTGGAAACCGAACTCGTTACCAATATAGCGTCGGCATATTATGAGCTTTTGAGTTTGGATGCTAAAATTCGAGTTTTTGATAACAACATCAGACTTAACGAGCGTGCCTTGGAGATGACTATCCTACAAAAGGAAGCCGGTCGTACATCCGAGTTGGGCGTGCAGCAGTTTGCTGCATTCCTTGCTGGTTCAAAGGCCGAGCGCGAGAAAGTTAAACAAGAGATTACACTGTTGGAAAATCACATCAACTATTTAGTTGGACGATTTGATACACCTGTGGAACGTCCGGAAGATGCTTTAGGTGGAAAACGCCTGTTCGAGAAGCTGGAGGTGGGGGCGCCGTTTCAAATGCTGGCGCGTCGTCCCGATATTCGGGAAGCTTCTTTCTTGTTACTCAGTGCGGAGAATGACGTGACGGCTTCGAAAGCAGCCTTTTTACCAACCGTGGTGCTGTCTCCGTACATGGGACTACAGACATTTAGCTTCAGCAAGTTGGTGGATTTTGATAAGTCCCTGACCTATGGATTGCTAGGCGGCCTTACGGCTCCGCTATTTAACCAGCGGCAATTGAAGAGCCAGTACGAGACGTACAAAGCGACATATGGATTAAGCTTCTTGGAATACGAAAAGCGTGTTTTACAAGCTTACAATGAAGTGTCAAATGCGATAAATACTCAAGAGCATATCCAAAATCGAGAACAGTATATTCAGGATCAGGTTACGGCACTACGTAGTGCGGTTGATGCAGCGAATGAACTTTTCGTTGCTGGTAGGATTTCCTACTTGGAAATAATTACGGCGCAGAAAGATGCCGTGGCTGCCGAACTCGATGAGGTTGAGATACAAAAAGAGGAGTTGCTCAATGAAATTGTGATCTACAAAGCGCTAGGCGGAGGTTGGCGTTAA
- a CDS encoding efflux RND transporter periplasmic adaptor subunit: MKIVSLVLPYMGFALLAGSCTVKSTENTAKTVERQVPVVSLTVMDTTIYKEYIADIQARKNVELRSRLSGFLEKVYVDEGAIVKAGQVLFQVNDEEYRADHAKAEAALNNAIAEAKKVELEKERTKKLVEKNIVSKTEQELIGVQHKAALSKVEEAKAVVNQTKTKLSQTLIRAPFNGRIDRILLKTGSLLEEGALITSISDLSALNVYFDISESEYLTLASDSNFSSNSFNQEVKLILANGQEYPHTGTAQIVESEFEPNTGSISLRARFPNTDGLLKHGASGRIAVPISTGSTKFVPQKAVFEIQDKTYVYVLNEDETVKMQPFRAGQRVGHYYIVEEGLRPDQEIVYEGAQALRDGMKVRPIKK; this comes from the coding sequence ATGAAAATAGTTTCATTGGTACTCCCTTATATGGGATTTGCGCTGCTAGCTGGCAGTTGTACCGTAAAGAGCACAGAAAATACGGCAAAAACCGTTGAACGCCAGGTTCCTGTAGTGAGTCTGACCGTAATGGACACCACGATTTACAAAGAATACATCGCAGATATTCAAGCGCGTAAAAACGTAGAGTTACGTTCCCGCTTAAGTGGATTTTTAGAGAAAGTATATGTAGATGAGGGTGCTATCGTAAAGGCAGGACAAGTGCTTTTCCAGGTTAATGACGAGGAATATCGAGCCGACCATGCTAAGGCGGAAGCAGCGTTAAATAATGCCATTGCCGAAGCTAAGAAAGTAGAGCTTGAAAAAGAGCGGACAAAGAAGCTTGTTGAAAAGAATATTGTCTCTAAAACAGAACAAGAGTTGATTGGAGTGCAGCACAAAGCAGCATTGTCGAAGGTGGAGGAAGCAAAGGCAGTGGTCAACCAAACAAAAACAAAATTATCCCAAACCTTAATTCGAGCACCTTTTAATGGTCGTATAGACCGCATCCTTTTGAAGACGGGTTCCTTACTGGAAGAGGGTGCGTTAATAACAAGTATATCTGACCTAAGTGCCTTGAATGTTTACTTTGACATATCCGAATCGGAATACCTTACCTTGGCGAGTGATTCGAACTTTAGTAGCAACAGCTTCAACCAAGAAGTTAAACTAATTTTGGCAAATGGACAAGAATATCCGCATACGGGTACTGCGCAAATCGTGGAGAGCGAATTTGAACCCAATACTGGATCTATTTCGTTGCGCGCAAGATTTCCAAACACCGATGGCTTACTAAAACACGGTGCTTCTGGAAGAATCGCCGTTCCCATTTCTACAGGAAGCACGAAATTTGTACCTCAAAAAGCGGTTTTTGAAATTCAGGACAAAACATATGTCTATGTGTTAAATGAAGATGAAACGGTTAAAATGCAGCCTTTTCGTGCCGGCCAACGTGTCGGACACTACTACATCGTAGAAGAGGGATTGCGTCCGGACCAAGAAATCGTCTACGAAGGTGCACAAGCGCTTCGTGATGGTATGAAAGTTCGTCCGATAAAAAAATAA
- a CDS encoding alpha-hydroxy acid oxidase encodes MSKKILYRYNAKYPSIADLKTKAKSRIPKFAFDYLQGGCNEELNLARNESDFDDILLKPQYLHVAGDIDMSVELFGRRYSAPFGISPIGLQGLMWPNAPEILAKAAAKHDIPYTLSTVSTSSIERIAEVSDGKAWFQLYHPTEDRLRDDLLRRLKEVECPVLVVLVDVPSFGLRYREIKSGLSMPPKMNIANVVQAMLRPLWGIKTLQHGIPSFATLKPYMEKGLDLSQLGQFMNKTFTGKVNIEKVKAIRDIWKGPLVLKGITTEEDMDASIALGVDGVIVSNHGGRQIDAGESSIQSLIHLAQNPAYKDKIKIMLDGGIRSGVDLGRAYAVGSDFNFMGRPFMYGVGALGDEGAEHTINLFKAQLYQVMQQLTLEKIDQFPGRLIHR; translated from the coding sequence ATGAGCAAGAAAATCCTATATAGATATAACGCTAAATACCCCTCTATAGCAGATTTAAAAACTAAAGCGAAATCCCGAATCCCGAAATTTGCCTTTGACTACCTACAGGGAGGCTGTAACGAAGAGCTTAACTTGGCACGAAATGAATCTGATTTCGATGACATCTTGTTAAAACCGCAATATCTACATGTCGCAGGCGACATCGATATGTCGGTAGAGCTCTTCGGACGTCGTTACAGTGCTCCTTTCGGCATTTCTCCTATTGGCCTACAAGGACTCATGTGGCCTAATGCTCCCGAGATATTAGCTAAGGCTGCCGCAAAACACGACATCCCATATACCTTAAGTACGGTTTCTACCAGCAGCATTGAACGTATCGCCGAAGTATCCGACGGGAAGGCGTGGTTTCAACTGTACCATCCAACAGAAGATAGACTACGTGATGACCTGCTCCGCCGGCTTAAGGAGGTCGAATGCCCCGTATTGGTGGTTCTAGTGGACGTCCCTTCTTTCGGACTTCGTTATAGAGAAATAAAAAGTGGATTATCCATGCCCCCAAAAATGAACATCGCCAATGTCGTACAGGCTATGTTAAGACCCCTGTGGGGAATAAAAACGCTGCAGCATGGCATCCCCTCTTTTGCTACACTGAAACCCTACATGGAAAAAGGGCTGGATCTGAGTCAACTCGGACAGTTCATGAACAAAACGTTCACTGGAAAAGTAAACATCGAGAAAGTAAAAGCAATCCGTGATATTTGGAAAGGCCCTTTGGTGCTTAAAGGAATTACTACCGAAGAGGATATGGATGCTTCCATAGCACTAGGCGTTGATGGCGTTATAGTGTCTAACCACGGTGGTCGTCAAATCGATGCCGGCGAATCATCCATTCAATCGCTCATTCATTTAGCGCAAAACCCTGCTTACAAAGATAAAATCAAGATCATGCTCGATGGCGGAATTCGCTCGGGTGTTGATCTAGGGCGAGCTTATGCCGTAGGTTCCGATTTCAATTTTATGGGTCGACCGTTTATGTATGGCGTGGGTGCCCTTGGCGATGAGGGTGCAGAACATACGATAAACTTATTCAAAGCACAGCTTTATCAAGTAATGCAACAGTTGACCTTGGAAAAGATCGATCAATTTCCGGGACGTCTAATACATCGGTAA
- a CDS encoding 6-pyruvoyl trahydropterin synthase family protein: MIVAERYHDISCGHRVVGHEGKCRYLHGHNYRIHFTVAAEQLDDIGRVVDFSVIKSTLCQWLEEHFDHKFLIWEKDELLPALQSITADSLVVVPFNPTAENIAQYLVEQIGPAQLKDYAVKLLSCKVEETAKCSASYTLSI; encoded by the coding sequence ATGATAGTTGCTGAAAGATACCATGATATATCCTGCGGACACCGCGTTGTAGGCCATGAAGGAAAATGCCGCTACTTGCACGGGCACAATTATCGCATCCATTTTACCGTCGCCGCCGAACAACTTGACGACATTGGACGCGTAGTGGATTTCTCGGTCATCAAATCAACACTATGTCAGTGGCTGGAAGAGCACTTCGACCATAAATTTCTGATTTGGGAAAAAGACGAGCTGCTCCCCGCCTTGCAAAGCATTACAGCAGATAGCTTGGTCGTTGTGCCATTCAATCCAACGGCAGAGAATATTGCTCAATATTTGGTTGAACAAATTGGCCCAGCACAATTAAAAGATTACGCGGTGAAATTGCTTTCCTGTAAAGTAGAAGAAACTGCAAAATGCTCAGCAAGCTATACGCTATCGATTTAA
- a CDS encoding exodeoxyribonuclease III has protein sequence MKIITYNVNGLRAALKKDWLGWLKDVNPDVICLQEIKATPDQVPEILFLEQMGYEHYWYPAQKKGYSGTAIFTKITPKHIEYGCGHEDYDFEGRMIRVDFEDLSVMSVYFPSGTTGDVRQDFKYKFLADFQSYSDALLLEKPNLVVSGDYNICHRAIDIHNPKSNANSSGFLPAEREWMENFINSGYVDSFRHLHEDPHHYTWWSYRAGARAKNLGWRIDYNMISKPLQERLVAAEIIPTAIHSDHCPVLVELK, from the coding sequence ATGAAAATCATTACCTATAACGTCAATGGCTTGCGGGCTGCTTTGAAAAAAGATTGGTTAGGCTGGTTAAAGGATGTGAATCCAGATGTCATCTGTCTGCAGGAAATTAAGGCTACGCCCGATCAGGTTCCCGAAATATTATTTTTGGAGCAGATGGGGTACGAACATTATTGGTATCCTGCGCAGAAAAAAGGATACAGTGGTACGGCTATTTTTACGAAGATAACGCCGAAGCATATTGAGTATGGATGCGGACATGAAGACTACGACTTCGAAGGGCGCATGATTCGTGTGGATTTTGAAGACCTATCGGTGATGAGCGTGTATTTCCCGTCTGGCACTACGGGCGACGTGAGGCAGGATTTTAAATACAAGTTTTTGGCCGATTTTCAGTCATATAGCGACGCTTTGCTACTTGAGAAACCCAATTTGGTAGTTTCTGGCGACTATAATATTTGTCATCGCGCAATAGATATTCATAACCCGAAGTCCAATGCTAATAGCTCTGGGTTTTTACCTGCCGAGAGAGAGTGGATGGAAAATTTTATCAATTCGGGTTATGTTGATTCTTTTAGGCATCTGCATGAGGACCCGCATCATTACACCTGGTGGAGCTATCGCGCCGGCGCTCGCGCCAAAAACTTAGGCTGGCGTATTGATTATAATATGATTTCCAAACCCCTGCAAGAACGTTTGGTTGCTGCGGAGATCATTCCGACGGCAATTCATTCCGATCATTGTCCGGTATTGGTGGAGCTTAAGTAG